The proteins below are encoded in one region of Alosa sapidissima isolate fAloSap1 chromosome 24, fAloSap1.pri, whole genome shotgun sequence:
- the LOC121700291 gene encoding P2X purinoceptor 7-like isoform X1 — protein sequence MASVLPYQFEPESDPESDNGADGANDERDVSRRLDQDVSLWCTCGNCATMPSEVENVCCREITKVVRRMSQVPIPIMCMTEHPGLEPVCLNPYSLQNIYNIYKYDYGPVRHRTEEERLRHLAYRSFVSWCWGYLGPSRRVIIPSCVVQRIRQQFPSGDYIGFRPPID from the exons ATGGCGTCAGTGCTGCCTTACCAATTTGAACCAGAATCCGACCCCGAAAGCGATAATGGAGCTGATGGAGCCAATGATGAGCGCGATGTTAGTCGTAGATTGGACCAAGACGTTTCACTGTG GTGCACTTGTGGGAATTGTGCCACTATGCCTAGTGAAGTGGAGAACGTCTGCTGCAGAGAAATCACAAAG GTAGTAAGACGAATGAGCCAAGTGCCAATACCCATAATGTGCATGACAGAACATCCAGGCCTAGAACCTGTGTGTCTAAACCCATACAGTCTGCAAAATATCTACAacatttacaaatatgattACGGACCTGTTAGGCACAGAACAGAAGAAGA GCGTTTGAGGCATCTTGCCTATCGCAGCTTTGTAAGCTGGTGCTGGGGCTACTTAGGACCTAGTCGTCGGGTCATCATCCCGTCATGTGTGGTGCAGCGGATACGGCAGCAGTTCCCGTCTGGTGATTACATAGGCTTCAGACCACCTATTGATTGA
- the LOC121700291 gene encoding uncharacterized protein LOC121700291 isoform X2 codes for MASVLPYQFEPESDPESDNGADGANDERDVSRRLDQDVSLWCTCGNCATMPSEVENVCCREITKAFEASCLSQLCKLVLGLLRT; via the exons ATGGCGTCAGTGCTGCCTTACCAATTTGAACCAGAATCCGACCCCGAAAGCGATAATGGAGCTGATGGAGCCAATGATGAGCGCGATGTTAGTCGTAGATTGGACCAAGACGTTTCACTGTG GTGCACTTGTGGGAATTGTGCCACTATGCCTAGTGAAGTGGAGAACGTCTGCTGCAGAGAAATCACAAAG GCGTTTGAGGCATCTTGCCTATCGCAGCTTTGTAAGCTGGTGCTGGGGCTACTTAGGACCTAG